One Choloepus didactylus isolate mChoDid1 chromosome 8, mChoDid1.pri, whole genome shotgun sequence DNA window includes the following coding sequences:
- the DYRK4 gene encoding dual specificity tyrosine-phosphorylation-regulated kinase 4 isoform X1 yields MDTKKQRKRSGLTSFPILKARKKQSFTSVKVESKPLIEVPKPPSKSKNFSMTRFLRKISSVTSLPFVDAKGKKNMVNFPHISNKILLKPPLLYQENHTHNQGLPSELKPSEIPFHSSIKTQDPKPEVKPPEKHKVPLTAVEALKLFKNQLSSYEQSEILGYTELWFLGLEAEKLKVAPDKFSKTSFDDEHGSYIKVLHDHIAYRYEVLEMIGKGSFGQVVKCLDHKNNELVALKIIRNRKRFHRQALVELKILEALRRKDKDNSYNVVHMKDFFYFRSHLCITFELLGINLYELMKNNSFQGFSLSIVRRFTLSVLKCLQMLYVEKIIHCDLKPENIVLYQKGQISVKVIDFGSSCYEHQKVYTYIQSRFYRSPEVILGHPYNMAIDMWSLGCIMAELYTGYPLFAGENEVEQLACMMEVLGLPPARFIQTASRRQTFFDSKGFPKNITNNRGKKRYPDSKDLTMVLKTYDTSFLDFLRRCLIWEPSLRMTPDQALQHAWIQEPRNLKPQPRPQTLRKSSLCFPSEMKDKVQGHHHLNRKDETTREEATDKIKDIATKQAQNSGDRQGCLQPMADVVQLPHLAEASGKPEAVAGREESTTSTGEQSKNFSPKNTNILPPIV; encoded by the exons GTTGAGAGTAAGCCTTTGATTGAAGTCCCGAAGCCACCTTCCAAGTCCAAGAACTTCAGCATGACCCGATTCTTGCGTAAG ATCAG CAGCGTTACTTCCCTCCCTTTTGTGGATGCCAAGGGGAAGAAGAACATGGTCAACTTCCCACACATCAGCAACAAGATCCTGCTGAAACCACCCCTGCTGTATCAG GAGAACCACACTCATAATCAGGGGCTGCCCTCTGAACTCAAGCCTTCAGAAATACCTTTTCACTCCAGCATTAAAACCCAAGATCCCAAGCCAGAGGTGAAACCACCAGAAAAGCACAAGGTGCCCCTGACAGCAGTAG AAGCCCTAAAGCTTTTTAAGAACCAGCTGTCTTCATATGAGCAAAGTGAAATCCTGGGCTACACAGAGCTCTGGTTCCTGGGGCTCGAAGCTGAGAAGCTCAAAGTGGCTCCTGACAAATTCAGCAAGACAAGTTTTGACGATGAACATGGTTCCTATATAAAG GTCCTGCACGACCACATTGCCTACCGCTACGAGGTTCTGGAGATGATCGGGAAAGGGTCCTTTGGACAGGTGGTCAAGTGCTTGGATCACAAAAACAATGAGTTGGTGGCCCTGAAAATCATCAGGAACAGAAAGAG ATTTCACCGCCAGGCCCTGGTGGAGCTGAAGATCCTGGAAGCTCTCAGAAGGAAGGACAAAGACAACTCCTACAACGTGGTGCACATGAAGGACTTTTTCTACTTCCGCAGTCACCTCTGCATCACCTTTGAGCTCCTGGG aaTCAACCTGTACGAGTTGATGAAGAATAATAGCTTTCAAGGCTTTAGTTTGTCAATAGTTCGGCGCTTCACCCTGTCTGTTTTGAAGTGCTTGCAAATGCTTTATGTAGAGAAAATCATTCACTGCGATCTCAAGCCA gaGAATATAGTGCTGTATCAAAAGGGTCAAATCTCCGTTAAAGTTATTGACTTTGGAtcaagctgttatgaacatcagaaAG TGTACACCTACATCCAGAGCCGGTTCTACCGATCCCCGGAGGTGATTCTGGGCCACCCTTACAACATGGCCATCGATATGTGGAGCCTGGGCTGCATCATGGCGGAGCTGTACACTGGCTACCCGCTGTTCGCGGGGGAGAACGAGGTGGAGCAGCTGGCCTGCATGATGGAG GTGCTGGGCCTGCCACCAGCCCGCTTCATTCAGACGGCCTCCCGGAGACAGACGTTCTTTG ATTCCAAAGGTTTTCCTAAAAATATAACCAacaacagggggaaaaaaagataccCGGACTCCAAGGATCTCACCATGGTGCTGAAAACCTACGACACCAGCTTCCTTGATTTTCTCAGAAGGTGTTTGAT ATGGGAACCTTCTCTTCGCATGACCCCTGACCAGGCCCTCCAGCATGCTTGGATTCAGGAGCCACGAAACCTCAAGCCACAGCCCAGGCCCCAGACCCTGAGGAAATCCAGTCTCTGTTTCCCATCTGAGATGAAGGACAAGGTTCAAGGTCATCATCACTTGAACAGAAAAG ATGAGACCACCAGAGAAGAGGCAACagacaaaataaaagatatagcCACTAAGCAGGCTCAGAATTCAGGTGATCGGCAGGGTTGTCTCCAGCCTATGGCTGATGTCGTCCAGCTGCCTCATCTAGCAGAAGCTTCTGGAAAGCCAGAGGCAGTTGCTGGACGAGAGGAGTCCACGACTTCCACAGGAGAACAAAGCAAAAACTTCTCCCCCAAGAACACAAACATTTTACCACCCATTGTATGA
- the DYRK4 gene encoding dual specificity tyrosine-phosphorylation-regulated kinase 4 isoform X2 — MVESKPLIEVPKPPSKSKNFSMTRFLRKNKNPSSVTSLPFVDAKGKKNMVNFPHISNKILLKPPLLYQENHTHNQGLPSELKPSEIPFHSSIKTQDPKPEVKPPEKHKVPLTAVEALKLFKNQLSSYEQSEILGYTELWFLGLEAEKLKVAPDKFSKTSFDDEHGSYIKVLHDHIAYRYEVLEMIGKGSFGQVVKCLDHKNNELVALKIIRNRKRFHRQALVELKILEALRRKDKDNSYNVVHMKDFFYFRSHLCITFELLGINLYELMKNNSFQGFSLSIVRRFTLSVLKCLQMLYVEKIIHCDLKPENIVLYQKGQISVKVIDFGSSCYEHQKVYTYIQSRFYRSPEVILGHPYNMAIDMWSLGCIMAELYTGYPLFAGENEVEQLACMMEVLGLPPARFIQTASRRQTFFDSKGFPKNITNNRGKKRYPDSKDLTMVLKTYDTSFLDFLRRCLIWEPSLRMTPDQALQHAWIQEPRNLKPQPRPQTLRKSSLCFPSEMKDKVQGHHHLNRKDETTREEATDKIKDIATKQAQNSGDRQGCLQPMADVVQLPHLAEASGKPEAVAGREESTTSTGEQSKNFSPKNTNILPPIV; from the exons ATG GTTGAGAGTAAGCCTTTGATTGAAGTCCCGAAGCCACCTTCCAAGTCCAAGAACTTCAGCATGACCCGATTCTTGCGTAAG AATAAAAACCCCAGCAGCGTTACTTCCCTCCCTTTTGTGGATGCCAAGGGGAAGAAGAACATGGTCAACTTCCCACACATCAGCAACAAGATCCTGCTGAAACCACCCCTGCTGTATCAG GAGAACCACACTCATAATCAGGGGCTGCCCTCTGAACTCAAGCCTTCAGAAATACCTTTTCACTCCAGCATTAAAACCCAAGATCCCAAGCCAGAGGTGAAACCACCAGAAAAGCACAAGGTGCCCCTGACAGCAGTAG AAGCCCTAAAGCTTTTTAAGAACCAGCTGTCTTCATATGAGCAAAGTGAAATCCTGGGCTACACAGAGCTCTGGTTCCTGGGGCTCGAAGCTGAGAAGCTCAAAGTGGCTCCTGACAAATTCAGCAAGACAAGTTTTGACGATGAACATGGTTCCTATATAAAG GTCCTGCACGACCACATTGCCTACCGCTACGAGGTTCTGGAGATGATCGGGAAAGGGTCCTTTGGACAGGTGGTCAAGTGCTTGGATCACAAAAACAATGAGTTGGTGGCCCTGAAAATCATCAGGAACAGAAAGAG ATTTCACCGCCAGGCCCTGGTGGAGCTGAAGATCCTGGAAGCTCTCAGAAGGAAGGACAAAGACAACTCCTACAACGTGGTGCACATGAAGGACTTTTTCTACTTCCGCAGTCACCTCTGCATCACCTTTGAGCTCCTGGG aaTCAACCTGTACGAGTTGATGAAGAATAATAGCTTTCAAGGCTTTAGTTTGTCAATAGTTCGGCGCTTCACCCTGTCTGTTTTGAAGTGCTTGCAAATGCTTTATGTAGAGAAAATCATTCACTGCGATCTCAAGCCA gaGAATATAGTGCTGTATCAAAAGGGTCAAATCTCCGTTAAAGTTATTGACTTTGGAtcaagctgttatgaacatcagaaAG TGTACACCTACATCCAGAGCCGGTTCTACCGATCCCCGGAGGTGATTCTGGGCCACCCTTACAACATGGCCATCGATATGTGGAGCCTGGGCTGCATCATGGCGGAGCTGTACACTGGCTACCCGCTGTTCGCGGGGGAGAACGAGGTGGAGCAGCTGGCCTGCATGATGGAG GTGCTGGGCCTGCCACCAGCCCGCTTCATTCAGACGGCCTCCCGGAGACAGACGTTCTTTG ATTCCAAAGGTTTTCCTAAAAATATAACCAacaacagggggaaaaaaagataccCGGACTCCAAGGATCTCACCATGGTGCTGAAAACCTACGACACCAGCTTCCTTGATTTTCTCAGAAGGTGTTTGAT ATGGGAACCTTCTCTTCGCATGACCCCTGACCAGGCCCTCCAGCATGCTTGGATTCAGGAGCCACGAAACCTCAAGCCACAGCCCAGGCCCCAGACCCTGAGGAAATCCAGTCTCTGTTTCCCATCTGAGATGAAGGACAAGGTTCAAGGTCATCATCACTTGAACAGAAAAG ATGAGACCACCAGAGAAGAGGCAACagacaaaataaaagatatagcCACTAAGCAGGCTCAGAATTCAGGTGATCGGCAGGGTTGTCTCCAGCCTATGGCTGATGTCGTCCAGCTGCCTCATCTAGCAGAAGCTTCTGGAAAGCCAGAGGCAGTTGCTGGACGAGAGGAGTCCACGACTTCCACAGGAGAACAAAGCAAAAACTTCTCCCCCAAGAACACAAACATTTTACCACCCATTGTATGA